From Numida meleagris isolate 19003 breed g44 Domestic line chromosome 4, NumMel1.0, whole genome shotgun sequence, the proteins below share one genomic window:
- the SCLT1 gene encoding sodium channel and clathrin linker 1 isoform X1 codes for MAAELRSGGEPDQKLNVAFEQGEADEILSSAAEKNVAGGDGISRSTMTDQSLITKNVEHEKCMDEMREQLQIYQVQMNEMRQKFEQVTAENRRLHAELKESLEMQLDALPFMPLGTVIPADEEILRNLQEQLQLTNQEKEQAIELWQTVSQELDQLQQQYQQHMTQTQIHMAERLKQQDQLANFHQLTTQLHAANEKTELSNQFLKTVAEQNVELEQLQKQLRQAKIDRWTASAKVDEMIRLTKKLQGQLERKEEDVVSAQQREAASDKLLQQMQSSIKQLETRLHVTVQDAEQLRTERADLEKQIRTLQTKCANLEREKYEAVAKVQDCIQLLEEANLQKSQALFKKKQKEEEIKKMKDEIFQLAEDTAARIRKEVDSAKKQYNVQISQLTEELLALHMECGEKQGQIERAIREKRAVEEELEKICREYGGHESDNRKLEQLHQKYLFAETTKCDLQLSLQTTQHKLKLLEMNFEEEKSNYQKNICNLQSILDSEREKSGFIGEQRLKLQQENEQLQKEIESLKKLATEAQQKAKIKISTMEHEHAVKEHGYEVRLKEMEDISQKSTAELRHLLAAQQKATNRWKEETKVLTETTEARINKLKSDLSQQKLRNQELIAQLETANDKVIEDEKLMTEYQKHINRLQTRLSQAEQRAATASQKLSTLTTWKKKATSAKELENI; via the exons ATGGCCGCGGAGCTCCGCAGCGGGGGAGAGCCGG ATCAGAAGCTAAATGTTGCATTTGAACAGGGTGAAGCAGATGAGATTTTGAGTAGCGCTGCTGAG aaaaatgtcGCTGGAGGTGATGGCATATCCAGATCCACGATGACGGACCAAAG CTTGATAACTAAAAATGTAGAGCATGAAAAATGCATGGACGAAATGAGGGAACAGCTGCAGATTTATCAG GTGCAGATGAATGAGATGAGACAGAAGTTTGAACAAGTCACCgcagaaaacagaag GCTACATGCAGAGTTGAAAGAGTCTCTTGAGATGCAACTGGATGCTCTTCCTTTCATGCCTCTGGGAACTGTTATTCctgcagatgaagaaatactgagaaacCTTCAGGAACAACTACAGCTGACTAATCAA gaaaaagagcaagcaaTAGAGCTATGGCAGACGGTATCACAAGAGCTCGATCAACTCCAGCAGCAGTACCAGCAACACATGACTCAAACACAAATTCACATGGCTGAAAGACTAAAACAGCAA gatcaGCTGGCTAACTTTCACCAGCTAACTACACAACTGCATGCAGCcaatgagaaaacagaattg AGCAATcaatttctgaaaactgtagCAGAACAGAATGTGGAACTAGAGCAGCTACAAAAACAACTGAG GCAAGCTAAAATAGATAGATGGACAGCAAGTGCTAAGGTTGATGAAATGATCAGATTGACAAAGAAGCTTCAAGGCCAATTGGAGAGAAAG GAAGAAGATGTGGTATCTGCCcagcaaagagaagcagcatCTGACAAACTCCTGCAACAAATGCAGTCTAGTATAAAACAACTAGAAACAAG ATTACATGTTACTGTCCAAGATGCTGAACAGCTGAGAACAGAAAGAGCAGACCTGGAGAAACAAATCAGAACACTTCAGACGAAGTGTGCTAATTTAGAAAGGGAGAAGTATGAGGCAGTTGCAAAAGTCCAAGATTGCATACAGCTGTTAGAAGAAGCTAACCTCCAAAAAAGTCAG GCACtatttaagaagaaacaaaaggaagaggaaatcaaaaagatgaaagatgaaatatttcagcttgCAGAAGATACTGCTGCAAGAATTAGAAAGGAA GTAGACTCTGCAAAGAAACAATACAATGTGCAGATCTCTCAATTAACAGAAGAACTTCTGGCTCTTCATATG gaatGTGGTGAAAAGCAAGGTCAAATAGAGCGTGCCATTAGAGAAAAGCGAGCAGTGGAAGAAGAACTTGAAAAG ATTTGCAGAGAATACGGAGGACATGAATCTGACAATAGAAAACTAGAGCAACTGCATCAGAAATATCTATTTGCAGAGACTACAAAATGTGACCTTCAGCTGAGTCTGCAAACAACACAACATAAACTGAAGCTGCTGGAAATGAA CTTTGAGGAAGAGAAATCTAATTACCAGAAGAATATCTGTAACTTGCAAAGCATTCTGgattcagaaagagaaaaaagtggcTTCATTGGTGAACAAAGGTTAAAGCTTCAGCAAGAGAACGAACaattgcaaaaagaaattgaaagcttGAAAAAACTGGCCACAGAGGCACAgcaaaaagctaaaataaag aTAAGCACTATGGAGCATGAGCATGCTGTGAAAGAACACGGATATGAAGTCCGTCTTAAGGAAATGGAAGACATTAGTCAAAAGTCTACTGCTGAACTTCGGCATCTGTTGGCAGCTcagcaaaaagcaacaaacagatggaaagaagaaacaaaagttcTTACTGAAACTACAGAAGCCAGGATCAATAAGTTAAA AAGTGATCTGAGTCAACAAAAGCTTCGTAACCAGGAGCTTATTGCTCAGCTGGAAACAGCAAACGATAAAGTAATTGAG GATGAAAAATTAATGACGGAATATCAAAAACACATCAATAGACTTCAAACGCGACTAAGCCAGGCAGAACAGAGGGCAGCTACAGCATCGCAAAAG CTCAGCACATTAACTACATGGAAGAAAAAGGCTACTTCTGCGAAGGAGCTGGAAAATATCTAA
- the SCLT1 gene encoding sodium channel and clathrin linker 1 isoform X4 has translation MAAELRSGGEPDQKLNVAFEQGEADEILSSAAEKNVAGGDGISRSTMTDQSLITKNVEHEKCMDEMREQLQIYQVQMNEMRQKFEQVTAENRRLHAELKESLEMQLDALPFMPLGTVIPADEEILRNLQEQLQLTNQEKEQAIELWQTVSQELDQLQQQYQQHMTQTQIHMAERLKQQDQLANFHQLTTQLHAANEKTELSNQFLKTVAEQNVELEQLQKQLRQAKIDRWTASAKVDEMIRLTKKLQGQLERKEEDVVSAQQREAASDKLLQQMQSSIKQLETRLHVTVQDAEQLRTERADLEKQIRTLQTKCANLEREKYEAVAKVQDCIQLLEEANLQKSQALFKKKQKEEEIKKMKDEIFQLAEDTAARIRKEVDSAKKQYNVQISQLTEELLALHMECGEKQGQIERAIREKRAVEEELEKICREYGGHESDNRKLEQLHQKYLFAETTKCDLQLSLQTTQHKLKLLEMNFEEEKSNYQKNICNLQSILDSEREKSGFIGEQRLKLQQENEQLQKEIESLKKLATEAQQKAKIKISTMEHEHAVKEHGYEVRLKEMEDISQKSTAELRHLLAAQQKATNRWKEETKVLTETTEARINKLKVNVFFSIFFSLIEVI, from the exons ATGGCCGCGGAGCTCCGCAGCGGGGGAGAGCCGG ATCAGAAGCTAAATGTTGCATTTGAACAGGGTGAAGCAGATGAGATTTTGAGTAGCGCTGCTGAG aaaaatgtcGCTGGAGGTGATGGCATATCCAGATCCACGATGACGGACCAAAG CTTGATAACTAAAAATGTAGAGCATGAAAAATGCATGGACGAAATGAGGGAACAGCTGCAGATTTATCAG GTGCAGATGAATGAGATGAGACAGAAGTTTGAACAAGTCACCgcagaaaacagaag GCTACATGCAGAGTTGAAAGAGTCTCTTGAGATGCAACTGGATGCTCTTCCTTTCATGCCTCTGGGAACTGTTATTCctgcagatgaagaaatactgagaaacCTTCAGGAACAACTACAGCTGACTAATCAA gaaaaagagcaagcaaTAGAGCTATGGCAGACGGTATCACAAGAGCTCGATCAACTCCAGCAGCAGTACCAGCAACACATGACTCAAACACAAATTCACATGGCTGAAAGACTAAAACAGCAA gatcaGCTGGCTAACTTTCACCAGCTAACTACACAACTGCATGCAGCcaatgagaaaacagaattg AGCAATcaatttctgaaaactgtagCAGAACAGAATGTGGAACTAGAGCAGCTACAAAAACAACTGAG GCAAGCTAAAATAGATAGATGGACAGCAAGTGCTAAGGTTGATGAAATGATCAGATTGACAAAGAAGCTTCAAGGCCAATTGGAGAGAAAG GAAGAAGATGTGGTATCTGCCcagcaaagagaagcagcatCTGACAAACTCCTGCAACAAATGCAGTCTAGTATAAAACAACTAGAAACAAG ATTACATGTTACTGTCCAAGATGCTGAACAGCTGAGAACAGAAAGAGCAGACCTGGAGAAACAAATCAGAACACTTCAGACGAAGTGTGCTAATTTAGAAAGGGAGAAGTATGAGGCAGTTGCAAAAGTCCAAGATTGCATACAGCTGTTAGAAGAAGCTAACCTCCAAAAAAGTCAG GCACtatttaagaagaaacaaaaggaagaggaaatcaaaaagatgaaagatgaaatatttcagcttgCAGAAGATACTGCTGCAAGAATTAGAAAGGAA GTAGACTCTGCAAAGAAACAATACAATGTGCAGATCTCTCAATTAACAGAAGAACTTCTGGCTCTTCATATG gaatGTGGTGAAAAGCAAGGTCAAATAGAGCGTGCCATTAGAGAAAAGCGAGCAGTGGAAGAAGAACTTGAAAAG ATTTGCAGAGAATACGGAGGACATGAATCTGACAATAGAAAACTAGAGCAACTGCATCAGAAATATCTATTTGCAGAGACTACAAAATGTGACCTTCAGCTGAGTCTGCAAACAACACAACATAAACTGAAGCTGCTGGAAATGAA CTTTGAGGAAGAGAAATCTAATTACCAGAAGAATATCTGTAACTTGCAAAGCATTCTGgattcagaaagagaaaaaagtggcTTCATTGGTGAACAAAGGTTAAAGCTTCAGCAAGAGAACGAACaattgcaaaaagaaattgaaagcttGAAAAAACTGGCCACAGAGGCACAgcaaaaagctaaaataaag aTAAGCACTATGGAGCATGAGCATGCTGTGAAAGAACACGGATATGAAGTCCGTCTTAAGGAAATGGAAGACATTAGTCAAAAGTCTACTGCTGAACTTCGGCATCTGTTGGCAGCTcagcaaaaagcaacaaacagatggaaagaagaaacaaaagttcTTACTGAAACTACAGAAGCCAGGATCAATAAGTTAAA agtaaatgttttcttttccattttcttctcattaataGAAGTGATCTGA
- the SCLT1 gene encoding sodium channel and clathrin linker 1 isoform X3 — MAAELRSGGEPDQKLNVAFEQGEADEILSSAAEKNVAGGDGISRSTMTDQSLITKNVEHEKCMDEMREQLQIYQVQMNEMRQKFEQVTAENRRLHAELKESLEMQLDALPFMPLGTVIPADEEILRNLQEQLQLTNQEKEQAIELWQTVSQELDQLQQQYQQHMTQTQIHMAERLKQQDQLANFHQLTTQLHAANEKTELEEDVVSAQQREAASDKLLQQMQSSIKQLETRLHVTVQDAEQLRTERADLEKQIRTLQTKCANLEREKYEAVAKVQDCIQLLEEANLQKSQALFKKKQKEEEIKKMKDEIFQLAEDTAARIRKEVDSAKKQYNVQISQLTEELLALHMECGEKQGQIERAIREKRAVEEELEKICREYGGHESDNRKLEQLHQKYLFAETTKCDLQLSLQTTQHKLKLLEMNFEEEKSNYQKNICNLQSILDSEREKSGFIGEQRLKLQQENEQLQKEIESLKKLATEAQQKAKIKISTMEHEHAVKEHGYEVRLKEMEDISQKSTAELRHLLAAQQKATNRWKEETKVLTETTEARINKLKSDLSQQKLRNQELIAQLETANDKVIEDEKLMTEYQKHINRLQTRLSQAEQRAATASQKLSTLTTWKKKATSAKELENI, encoded by the exons ATGGCCGCGGAGCTCCGCAGCGGGGGAGAGCCGG ATCAGAAGCTAAATGTTGCATTTGAACAGGGTGAAGCAGATGAGATTTTGAGTAGCGCTGCTGAG aaaaatgtcGCTGGAGGTGATGGCATATCCAGATCCACGATGACGGACCAAAG CTTGATAACTAAAAATGTAGAGCATGAAAAATGCATGGACGAAATGAGGGAACAGCTGCAGATTTATCAG GTGCAGATGAATGAGATGAGACAGAAGTTTGAACAAGTCACCgcagaaaacagaag GCTACATGCAGAGTTGAAAGAGTCTCTTGAGATGCAACTGGATGCTCTTCCTTTCATGCCTCTGGGAACTGTTATTCctgcagatgaagaaatactgagaaacCTTCAGGAACAACTACAGCTGACTAATCAA gaaaaagagcaagcaaTAGAGCTATGGCAGACGGTATCACAAGAGCTCGATCAACTCCAGCAGCAGTACCAGCAACACATGACTCAAACACAAATTCACATGGCTGAAAGACTAAAACAGCAA gatcaGCTGGCTAACTTTCACCAGCTAACTACACAACTGCATGCAGCcaatgagaaaacagaattg GAAGAAGATGTGGTATCTGCCcagcaaagagaagcagcatCTGACAAACTCCTGCAACAAATGCAGTCTAGTATAAAACAACTAGAAACAAG ATTACATGTTACTGTCCAAGATGCTGAACAGCTGAGAACAGAAAGAGCAGACCTGGAGAAACAAATCAGAACACTTCAGACGAAGTGTGCTAATTTAGAAAGGGAGAAGTATGAGGCAGTTGCAAAAGTCCAAGATTGCATACAGCTGTTAGAAGAAGCTAACCTCCAAAAAAGTCAG GCACtatttaagaagaaacaaaaggaagaggaaatcaaaaagatgaaagatgaaatatttcagcttgCAGAAGATACTGCTGCAAGAATTAGAAAGGAA GTAGACTCTGCAAAGAAACAATACAATGTGCAGATCTCTCAATTAACAGAAGAACTTCTGGCTCTTCATATG gaatGTGGTGAAAAGCAAGGTCAAATAGAGCGTGCCATTAGAGAAAAGCGAGCAGTGGAAGAAGAACTTGAAAAG ATTTGCAGAGAATACGGAGGACATGAATCTGACAATAGAAAACTAGAGCAACTGCATCAGAAATATCTATTTGCAGAGACTACAAAATGTGACCTTCAGCTGAGTCTGCAAACAACACAACATAAACTGAAGCTGCTGGAAATGAA CTTTGAGGAAGAGAAATCTAATTACCAGAAGAATATCTGTAACTTGCAAAGCATTCTGgattcagaaagagaaaaaagtggcTTCATTGGTGAACAAAGGTTAAAGCTTCAGCAAGAGAACGAACaattgcaaaaagaaattgaaagcttGAAAAAACTGGCCACAGAGGCACAgcaaaaagctaaaataaag aTAAGCACTATGGAGCATGAGCATGCTGTGAAAGAACACGGATATGAAGTCCGTCTTAAGGAAATGGAAGACATTAGTCAAAAGTCTACTGCTGAACTTCGGCATCTGTTGGCAGCTcagcaaaaagcaacaaacagatggaaagaagaaacaaaagttcTTACTGAAACTACAGAAGCCAGGATCAATAAGTTAAA AAGTGATCTGAGTCAACAAAAGCTTCGTAACCAGGAGCTTATTGCTCAGCTGGAAACAGCAAACGATAAAGTAATTGAG GATGAAAAATTAATGACGGAATATCAAAAACACATCAATAGACTTCAAACGCGACTAAGCCAGGCAGAACAGAGGGCAGCTACAGCATCGCAAAAG CTCAGCACATTAACTACATGGAAGAAAAAGGCTACTTCTGCGAAGGAGCTGGAAAATATCTAA
- the SCLT1 gene encoding sodium channel and clathrin linker 1 isoform X2 — protein sequence MTDQSLITKNVEHEKCMDEMREQLQIYQVQMNEMRQKFEQVTAENRRLHAELKESLEMQLDALPFMPLGTVIPADEEILRNLQEQLQLTNQEKEQAIELWQTVSQELDQLQQQYQQHMTQTQIHMAERLKQQDQLANFHQLTTQLHAANEKTELSNQFLKTVAEQNVELEQLQKQLRQAKIDRWTASAKVDEMIRLTKKLQGQLERKEEDVVSAQQREAASDKLLQQMQSSIKQLETRLHVTVQDAEQLRTERADLEKQIRTLQTKCANLEREKYEAVAKVQDCIQLLEEANLQKSQALFKKKQKEEEIKKMKDEIFQLAEDTAARIRKEVDSAKKQYNVQISQLTEELLALHMECGEKQGQIERAIREKRAVEEELEKICREYGGHESDNRKLEQLHQKYLFAETTKCDLQLSLQTTQHKLKLLEMNFEEEKSNYQKNICNLQSILDSEREKSGFIGEQRLKLQQENEQLQKEIESLKKLATEAQQKAKIKISTMEHEHAVKEHGYEVRLKEMEDISQKSTAELRHLLAAQQKATNRWKEETKVLTETTEARINKLKSDLSQQKLRNQELIAQLETANDKVIEDEKLMTEYQKHINRLQTRLSQAEQRAATASQKLSTLTTWKKKATSAKELENI from the exons ATGACGGACCAAAG CTTGATAACTAAAAATGTAGAGCATGAAAAATGCATGGACGAAATGAGGGAACAGCTGCAGATTTATCAG GTGCAGATGAATGAGATGAGACAGAAGTTTGAACAAGTCACCgcagaaaacagaag GCTACATGCAGAGTTGAAAGAGTCTCTTGAGATGCAACTGGATGCTCTTCCTTTCATGCCTCTGGGAACTGTTATTCctgcagatgaagaaatactgagaaacCTTCAGGAACAACTACAGCTGACTAATCAA gaaaaagagcaagcaaTAGAGCTATGGCAGACGGTATCACAAGAGCTCGATCAACTCCAGCAGCAGTACCAGCAACACATGACTCAAACACAAATTCACATGGCTGAAAGACTAAAACAGCAA gatcaGCTGGCTAACTTTCACCAGCTAACTACACAACTGCATGCAGCcaatgagaaaacagaattg AGCAATcaatttctgaaaactgtagCAGAACAGAATGTGGAACTAGAGCAGCTACAAAAACAACTGAG GCAAGCTAAAATAGATAGATGGACAGCAAGTGCTAAGGTTGATGAAATGATCAGATTGACAAAGAAGCTTCAAGGCCAATTGGAGAGAAAG GAAGAAGATGTGGTATCTGCCcagcaaagagaagcagcatCTGACAAACTCCTGCAACAAATGCAGTCTAGTATAAAACAACTAGAAACAAG ATTACATGTTACTGTCCAAGATGCTGAACAGCTGAGAACAGAAAGAGCAGACCTGGAGAAACAAATCAGAACACTTCAGACGAAGTGTGCTAATTTAGAAAGGGAGAAGTATGAGGCAGTTGCAAAAGTCCAAGATTGCATACAGCTGTTAGAAGAAGCTAACCTCCAAAAAAGTCAG GCACtatttaagaagaaacaaaaggaagaggaaatcaaaaagatgaaagatgaaatatttcagcttgCAGAAGATACTGCTGCAAGAATTAGAAAGGAA GTAGACTCTGCAAAGAAACAATACAATGTGCAGATCTCTCAATTAACAGAAGAACTTCTGGCTCTTCATATG gaatGTGGTGAAAAGCAAGGTCAAATAGAGCGTGCCATTAGAGAAAAGCGAGCAGTGGAAGAAGAACTTGAAAAG ATTTGCAGAGAATACGGAGGACATGAATCTGACAATAGAAAACTAGAGCAACTGCATCAGAAATATCTATTTGCAGAGACTACAAAATGTGACCTTCAGCTGAGTCTGCAAACAACACAACATAAACTGAAGCTGCTGGAAATGAA CTTTGAGGAAGAGAAATCTAATTACCAGAAGAATATCTGTAACTTGCAAAGCATTCTGgattcagaaagagaaaaaagtggcTTCATTGGTGAACAAAGGTTAAAGCTTCAGCAAGAGAACGAACaattgcaaaaagaaattgaaagcttGAAAAAACTGGCCACAGAGGCACAgcaaaaagctaaaataaag aTAAGCACTATGGAGCATGAGCATGCTGTGAAAGAACACGGATATGAAGTCCGTCTTAAGGAAATGGAAGACATTAGTCAAAAGTCTACTGCTGAACTTCGGCATCTGTTGGCAGCTcagcaaaaagcaacaaacagatggaaagaagaaacaaaagttcTTACTGAAACTACAGAAGCCAGGATCAATAAGTTAAA AAGTGATCTGAGTCAACAAAAGCTTCGTAACCAGGAGCTTATTGCTCAGCTGGAAACAGCAAACGATAAAGTAATTGAG GATGAAAAATTAATGACGGAATATCAAAAACACATCAATAGACTTCAAACGCGACTAAGCCAGGCAGAACAGAGGGCAGCTACAGCATCGCAAAAG CTCAGCACATTAACTACATGGAAGAAAAAGGCTACTTCTGCGAAGGAGCTGGAAAATATCTAA